In Uranotaenia lowii strain MFRU-FL chromosome 2, ASM2978415v1, whole genome shotgun sequence, one genomic interval encodes:
- the LOC129747653 gene encoding solute carrier family 12 member 9 isoform X2, with product MIAANNARSTNNDPVESSESSPITGPANGGGSSRIMRQFGSLFQPSTAARADPAGYVEFGSISDPETQSGRTLGTFAGVFCPVALSMFSALVFIRVGFIVGNAGLYVTLLQFIIAYVILLFTVSSVCAISTNGAVEGGGVYFMISRTLGPEFGGSIGTLFFLANVVGCGLAISGCAEGIIQNFHSTDGHTEGIPDGRWWRFLYCSSINTLMLLVVLIGAEMFAKTSMMILGVVVVCLLSTYISFLSMSDISVPIPEENTLVQNATNRVFGNYSGLSLTTLMENLYAHYGRDYTSHGNEVNFAVVFGVLFSGVTGIMAGANMSGELRNPSRSIPVGTLSAVLFTFLCYIALSVFMAATTSTFLLQNNFLFLGPINVWPTFVTIGILTATFSTGLSNLIGSSRVLEALAKDKVFGSLLNFVIRGTYKNNPITAVIASWILVEAILLIGSLNTIAQINSVLFMLAYLATNLACLGIEITGAPNFRPTYKYFTWHTAFVGLVGTGVMMFVINPIYASSSVILCLILVIALHLFSPASQGAQWGSISQALMFHQVRKYLLMLDSRKDHVKFWRPQMLLLISSPRSCCPLIHFVNDMKKGGLYVIGHVKLGEFSENDSSNDPTIEEYTQWLSLIDHMKVKAFVELTLAKTIREGIQHLTRISGMGAMKPNTIILGFYDEESSKDFLEHEHSPYKTEKFDSEGIKLFPYRGNGEQKSLLPTDYVQIIDDVLRMKKNICLCRHFHRLDKQMIAKSNHIRYIDVWPVNIFEPKNEDPFNVVSQFMLQLACIINMLPVWKKLELRVFLCESEPPAENSAPFERPAEHRLSQLLKSLRISSTIHKLPEWNKDIDFPKHRAILKQFTSNSDSNKVMTEESINRSKLYMQRINQIIRDKSNATAVTFMYLPAPPKLSTIDYKEKCHHYLDLLTELTYDLPPTILVHGVNAVTSTTL from the exons ATGATAGCGGCTAACAATGCTCGCAGCACCAACAACGATCCGGTGGAATCGTCGGAATCCAGCCCGATAACGGGACCTGCAAATGGGGGAGGTTCATCCCGGATCATGCGCCAGTTTGGCAGTCTATTCCAGCCGTCCACGGCTGCCAGGGCCGACCCAGCCGGGTACGTCGAGTTTGGCAGCATTTCAGATCCGGAAACTCAATCCGGTCGAACGTTGGGAACCTTTGCGGGGGTGTTCTGTCCGGTAGCGCTTTCAATGTTCAGCGCTCTGGTGTTCATTCGAGTCG GTTTTATTGTCGGGAATGCTGGCTTATACGTAACATTGTTGCAGTTTATAATTGCGTACGTAATTTTGCTTTTTACCGTATCCTCGGTATGTGCAATTTCCACAAATGGTGCTGTCGAGGGAGGAGGTGTTTATT TTATGATAAGCCGCACTTTGGGTCCGGAATTTGGCGGATCTATTGGAACACTGTTCTTTCTGGCGAATGTAGTGGGTTGCGGTTTAGCCATTTCCGGTTGTGCAGAAGGTATCATCCAAAACTTTCACTCAACTGATGGTCACACCGAAGGAATTCCTGATGGTCGATGGTGGCGATTTCTGTATTGCAGTTCGATCAATACCTTGATGCTATTGGTGGTGCTGATTGGAGCTGAAATGTTTGCCAAAACATCGATGATGATTTTGGGAGTCGTTGTAGTGTGTTTACTGTCCACTTACATCAGTTTCCTGTCGATGAGTGACATTTCTGTACCGATACCAGAGGAAAACACTTTGGTGCAGAATGCTACCAATAGAGTATTTGGCAACTACAGTGGATTGAGTTTAACAACACTGATGGAGAATTTGTACGCCCACTATGGTCGTGATTATACATCACACGGAAATGAAGTAAACTTTGCGGTCGTTTTCGGTGTTCTGTTTTCCGGAGTAACGGGAATTATGGCTGGAGCTAACATGTCCGGTGAATTGAGAAACCCTTCTCGCAGCATTCCGGTTGGAACATTATCGGCCGTTCTGTTCACGTTCTTGTGCTACATTGCATTGTCAGTGTTTATGGCTGCAACAACGTCAACATTTTTgctgcaaaataattttctgtttttagGACCGATTAATGTATGGCCCACTTTCGTAACTATCGGTATTCTAACGGCAACATTCTCGACGGGCTTAAGCAATCTTATTGGGTCCAGCAGAGTTTTAGAAGCGCTCGCCAAAGATAAAGTATTTGGATCGTTGCTGAATTTTGTTATTCGTGGAACCTACAAAAACAATCCCATAACTGCAGTCATTGCCAGTTGGATTTTGGTGGAAGCTATATTACTGATAGGATCGTTGAATACTATTGCTCAGATCAACTCGGTTCTATTCATGCTGGCATATTTGGCAACTAATTTGGCTTGTCTAGGAATCGAAATAACCGGAGCCCCTAACTTCAGACCAACGTATAAATATTTCACCTGGCACACAGCATTCGTCGGTTTAGTTGGAACAGGGGTCATGATGTTTGTAATCAACCCAATCTACGCTTCGTCCAGTGTTATTCTTTGCCTGATCTTGGTGATAGCGCTGCATTTGTTCTCTCCCGCCTCGCAAGGAGCTCAGTGGGGCTCCATCTCACAGGCCTTGATGTTCCATCAGGTTCGCAAGTATCTGCTCATGTTGGACTCGCGCAAAGATCATGTCAAATTTTGGCGCCCTCAGATGCTTTTGCTTATTTCGAGTCCACGATCATGTTGCCCGTTAATACATTTTGTCAACGACATGAAGAAAGGTGGTTTGTACGTCATCGGACACGTGAAGCTAGGAGAATTCTCTGAAAACGACTCATCCAATGACCCAACAATCGAAGAATATACCCAATGGTTGTCACTAATTGACCACATGAAGGTGAAAGCCTTCGTGGAGCTGACCCTTGCCAAGACAATCCGAGAAGGAATTCAACATTTGACACGAATTTCCGGTATGGGAGCGATGAAACCAAACACCATCATTCTTGGTTTTTATGATGAAGAATCATCCAAGGACTTCCTGGAGCA CGAACATTCCCCgtataaaactgaaaaatttgactCTGAAGGTATCAAACTTTTTCCTTATCGAGGAAATGGAGAACAAAAGTCTCTGCTACCAACGGATTACGTCCAAATTATTGACGATGTTCTACGGATGAAGAAGAATATCTGTCTCTGTAGGCATTTTCACCGATTGGATAAGCAAATGATTGCCAAGAGTAACCACATTCGGTACATCGATGTGTGGCCGGTTAACATTTTTGAGCCGAAAAACGAGGATCCTTTCAATGTGGTGTCCCAATTTATGCTGCAATTGGCATGTATCATCAACATGTTGCCAGTGTGGAAGAAGCTAGAGTTACGAGTGTTCCTGTGTGAATCTGAACCCCCAGCGGAAAACAG cGCACCATTTGAACGGCCAGCAGAGCATCGATTAAGTCAATTGCTTAAGTCTCTTAGAATATCTTCCACCATTCATAAG ttaCCCGAGTGGAATAAGGACATCGATTTCCCTAAGCATAGAGCAATTCTAAAACAGTTTACCAGCAATAGTGACAGCAACAAGGTGATGACCGAAGAAAGCATAAACCGCTCCAAGCTTTACATGCAAAG aataaatcaaataattcgGGACAAATCGAACGCAACAGCAGTCACATTCATGTACCTTCCGGCTCCACCGAAACTGTCTACTATTGACTATAAGGAAAAGTGCCACCACTATCTGGATCTGCTAACAGAACTAACGTACGATCTTCCGCCGACGATATTGGTCCACGGTGTTAATGCTGTGACCTCGACTACGCTTTAA
- the LOC129747653 gene encoding solute carrier family 12 member 9 isoform X1 gives MIAANNARSTNNDPVESSESSPITGPANGGGSSRIMRQFGSLFQPSTAARADPAGYVEFGSISDPETQSGRTLGTFAGVFCPVALSMFSALVFIRVGFIVGNAGLYVTLLQFIIAYVILLFTVSSVCAISTNGAVEGGGVYFMISRTLGPEFGGSIGTLFFLANVVGCGLAISGCAEGIIQNFHSTDGHTEGIPDGRWWRFLYCSSINTLMLLVVLIGAEMFAKTSMMILGVVVVCLLSTYISFLSMSDISVPIPEENTLVQNATNRVFGNYSGLSLTTLMENLYAHYGRDYTSHGNEVNFAVVFGVLFSGVTGIMAGANMSGELRNPSRSIPVGTLSAVLFTFLCYIALSVFMAATTSTFLLQNNFLFLGPINVWPTFVTIGILTATFSTGLSNLIGSSRVLEALAKDKVFGSLLNFVIRGTYKNNPITAVIASWILVEAILLIGSLNTIAQINSVLFMLAYLATNLACLGIEITGAPNFRPTYKYFTWHTAFVGLVGTGVMMFVINPIYASSSVILCLILVIALHLFSPASQGAQWGSISQALMFHQVRKYLLMLDSRKDHVKFWRPQMLLLISSPRSCCPLIHFVNDMKKGGLYVIGHVKLGEFSENDSSNDPTIEEYTQWLSLIDHMKVKAFVELTLAKTIREGIQHLTRISGMGAMKPNTIILGFYDEESSKDFLEHEHSPYKTEKFDSEGIKLFPYRGNGEQKSLLPTDYVQIIDDVLRMKKNICLCRHFHRLDKQMIAKSNHIRYIDVWPVNIFEPKNEDPFNVVSQFMLQLACIINMLPVWKKLELRVFLCESEPPAENSNFQTNSAPFERPAEHRLSQLLKSLRISSTIHKLPEWNKDIDFPKHRAILKQFTSNSDSNKVMTEESINRSKLYMQRINQIIRDKSNATAVTFMYLPAPPKLSTIDYKEKCHHYLDLLTELTYDLPPTILVHGVNAVTSTTL, from the exons ATGATAGCGGCTAACAATGCTCGCAGCACCAACAACGATCCGGTGGAATCGTCGGAATCCAGCCCGATAACGGGACCTGCAAATGGGGGAGGTTCATCCCGGATCATGCGCCAGTTTGGCAGTCTATTCCAGCCGTCCACGGCTGCCAGGGCCGACCCAGCCGGGTACGTCGAGTTTGGCAGCATTTCAGATCCGGAAACTCAATCCGGTCGAACGTTGGGAACCTTTGCGGGGGTGTTCTGTCCGGTAGCGCTTTCAATGTTCAGCGCTCTGGTGTTCATTCGAGTCG GTTTTATTGTCGGGAATGCTGGCTTATACGTAACATTGTTGCAGTTTATAATTGCGTACGTAATTTTGCTTTTTACCGTATCCTCGGTATGTGCAATTTCCACAAATGGTGCTGTCGAGGGAGGAGGTGTTTATT TTATGATAAGCCGCACTTTGGGTCCGGAATTTGGCGGATCTATTGGAACACTGTTCTTTCTGGCGAATGTAGTGGGTTGCGGTTTAGCCATTTCCGGTTGTGCAGAAGGTATCATCCAAAACTTTCACTCAACTGATGGTCACACCGAAGGAATTCCTGATGGTCGATGGTGGCGATTTCTGTATTGCAGTTCGATCAATACCTTGATGCTATTGGTGGTGCTGATTGGAGCTGAAATGTTTGCCAAAACATCGATGATGATTTTGGGAGTCGTTGTAGTGTGTTTACTGTCCACTTACATCAGTTTCCTGTCGATGAGTGACATTTCTGTACCGATACCAGAGGAAAACACTTTGGTGCAGAATGCTACCAATAGAGTATTTGGCAACTACAGTGGATTGAGTTTAACAACACTGATGGAGAATTTGTACGCCCACTATGGTCGTGATTATACATCACACGGAAATGAAGTAAACTTTGCGGTCGTTTTCGGTGTTCTGTTTTCCGGAGTAACGGGAATTATGGCTGGAGCTAACATGTCCGGTGAATTGAGAAACCCTTCTCGCAGCATTCCGGTTGGAACATTATCGGCCGTTCTGTTCACGTTCTTGTGCTACATTGCATTGTCAGTGTTTATGGCTGCAACAACGTCAACATTTTTgctgcaaaataattttctgtttttagGACCGATTAATGTATGGCCCACTTTCGTAACTATCGGTATTCTAACGGCAACATTCTCGACGGGCTTAAGCAATCTTATTGGGTCCAGCAGAGTTTTAGAAGCGCTCGCCAAAGATAAAGTATTTGGATCGTTGCTGAATTTTGTTATTCGTGGAACCTACAAAAACAATCCCATAACTGCAGTCATTGCCAGTTGGATTTTGGTGGAAGCTATATTACTGATAGGATCGTTGAATACTATTGCTCAGATCAACTCGGTTCTATTCATGCTGGCATATTTGGCAACTAATTTGGCTTGTCTAGGAATCGAAATAACCGGAGCCCCTAACTTCAGACCAACGTATAAATATTTCACCTGGCACACAGCATTCGTCGGTTTAGTTGGAACAGGGGTCATGATGTTTGTAATCAACCCAATCTACGCTTCGTCCAGTGTTATTCTTTGCCTGATCTTGGTGATAGCGCTGCATTTGTTCTCTCCCGCCTCGCAAGGAGCTCAGTGGGGCTCCATCTCACAGGCCTTGATGTTCCATCAGGTTCGCAAGTATCTGCTCATGTTGGACTCGCGCAAAGATCATGTCAAATTTTGGCGCCCTCAGATGCTTTTGCTTATTTCGAGTCCACGATCATGTTGCCCGTTAATACATTTTGTCAACGACATGAAGAAAGGTGGTTTGTACGTCATCGGACACGTGAAGCTAGGAGAATTCTCTGAAAACGACTCATCCAATGACCCAACAATCGAAGAATATACCCAATGGTTGTCACTAATTGACCACATGAAGGTGAAAGCCTTCGTGGAGCTGACCCTTGCCAAGACAATCCGAGAAGGAATTCAACATTTGACACGAATTTCCGGTATGGGAGCGATGAAACCAAACACCATCATTCTTGGTTTTTATGATGAAGAATCATCCAAGGACTTCCTGGAGCA CGAACATTCCCCgtataaaactgaaaaatttgactCTGAAGGTATCAAACTTTTTCCTTATCGAGGAAATGGAGAACAAAAGTCTCTGCTACCAACGGATTACGTCCAAATTATTGACGATGTTCTACGGATGAAGAAGAATATCTGTCTCTGTAGGCATTTTCACCGATTGGATAAGCAAATGATTGCCAAGAGTAACCACATTCGGTACATCGATGTGTGGCCGGTTAACATTTTTGAGCCGAAAAACGAGGATCCTTTCAATGTGGTGTCCCAATTTATGCTGCAATTGGCATGTATCATCAACATGTTGCCAGTGTGGAAGAAGCTAGAGTTACGAGTGTTCCTGTGTGAATCTGAACCCCCAGCGGAAAACAG taattttcaaacaaacagcGCACCATTTGAACGGCCAGCAGAGCATCGATTAAGTCAATTGCTTAAGTCTCTTAGAATATCTTCCACCATTCATAAG ttaCCCGAGTGGAATAAGGACATCGATTTCCCTAAGCATAGAGCAATTCTAAAACAGTTTACCAGCAATAGTGACAGCAACAAGGTGATGACCGAAGAAAGCATAAACCGCTCCAAGCTTTACATGCAAAG aataaatcaaataattcgGGACAAATCGAACGCAACAGCAGTCACATTCATGTACCTTCCGGCTCCACCGAAACTGTCTACTATTGACTATAAGGAAAAGTGCCACCACTATCTGGATCTGCTAACAGAACTAACGTACGATCTTCCGCCGACGATATTGGTCCACGGTGTTAATGCTGTGACCTCGACTACGCTTTAA
- the LOC129747655 gene encoding zinc finger matrin-type protein 5 encodes MGRKYYCDYCDRHIERDPVIVKKHNDGIPHQRNRAEHYKSFQDAKQIISESSKKKTCRTLLLGQECIYGSNCRYNHYTSDQLQQLQQQVNWNENQKRKRTAEQIVKLDSADAIVDTFLQHRTKRKYKTPADWPAFWSYPDELKECDLPPSLLEIDFQRLKSCQYATWG; translated from the exons ATGGGCAGAAAATATTACTGTGACTATTGCGACCGGCATATTGAACGAGATCCGGTCATAGTTAAAAAGCATAACGACGGAATCCCACATCAACGTAACAGAGCGGAGCATTACAAATCATTTCAAG atgcaaaacaaattatatcaGAATCATCTAAGAAGAAAACCTGTAGAACCTTGTTATTAGGACAAGAATGTATCTACGGGTCAAACTGCCGTTACAATCATTACACATCGGACCAATTACAACAACTACAGCAGCAAG TTAATTGGAATGAAAATCAAAAGCGTAAACGCACAGCGGAGCAGATTGTAAAACTTGATTCCGCCGATGCCATCGTAGATACCTTCCTGCAGCATCGCACAAAACGAAAGTACAAGACGCCGGCGGATTGGCCCGCATTTTGGAGCTATCCAGACGAACTGAAAGAATGTGATTTGCCGCCGTCGCTGCTGGAAATCGATTTTCAACGGCTGAAGTCTTGTCAGTATGCCACATGGGGCTGA
- the LOC129748145 gene encoding exosome complex component RRP40: MMLAAVNAPVLPGFRVQEAIELAKANKNVILGPGLRQDRDDLVLVCKSGVLRKKAPNTFWVDCHQKRYVPNRAEIVIGIVTQKAGDIFRVDIGASEPASLSYMAFEGATKKNRPDVSVGDAICARLLIANRDLEPELICVDSHGKKGKLGVLQEGFVFNCSINLVRKILNPKCTFLDLLAKEMAFEMAAGMNGRIWIKGKTVKQTIAIGNAILAVEYKDDSELKQLCDDIGSYVAGFS; this comes from the coding sequence ATGATGTTAGCCGCCGTCAACGCTCCTGTTTTGCCCGGATTCCGGGTGCAGGAAGCGATCGAGCTAGCAAAAGCGAACAAGAACGTGATTCTAGGACCCGGACTACGACAGGACCGTGACGATTTGGTACTGGTCTGTAAAAGTGGTGTTCTTCGAAAGAAAGCTCCTAATACATTCTGGGTCGATTGTCATCAGAAACGATACGTTCCTAATCGAGCTGAAATCGTAATCGGAATAGTCACACAGAAGGCCGGGGACATATTTCGGGTAGACATTGGAGCCAGCGAACCGGCGTCTTTGTCCTATATGGCTTTCGAAGGAGCCACCAAGAAGAATCGACCGGACGTCAGTGTAGGAGATGCAATCTGTGCCCGACTTCTAATCGCCAACCGAGATTTGGAACCGGAACTAATTTGCGTGGACTCACATGGAAAAAAGGGAAAACTGGGAGTGCTGCAAGAAGGTTTCGTTTTTAACTGTAGCATCAATTTGGtgcgaaaaattttgaatcccaAGTGTACATTTTTGGATCTGTTAGCCAAAGAAATGGCCTTCGAGATGGCGGCAGGAATGAATGGCCGCATTTGGATAAAAGGGAAAACGGTTAAGCAAACTATAGCCATTGGGAATGCAATCCTGGCAGTTGAGTACAAGGATGACAGCGAATTGAAACAACTTTGCGACGATATAGGAAGTTACGTTGCGGGATTCTCTTaa
- the LOC129748146 gene encoding uncharacterized protein LOC129748146 yields MDITAANLLASIENTENSTISNNIEQVDLPFIMSALEQNLSITDDEAREINTDSDDEDEEEPSCSSPHMNRIQKRRSLRTKSIDRKLHGIKRRTIAKPTKLPISLNASENEIRNYYMINSRGANVRSTNLETIFEEGSPSALKAKYFGKAKVRRSLNCSDGFNVSKTTAKARKNRVRRKLGGMPKMERMNMDAFLERLKALQGEGEDDVTSALVDPKLNHTI; encoded by the exons ATGGATATAACAGCAGCCAATTTACTAGCCAGTATTGAAAACACCGAAAATTCAACAATAag taATAACATTGAGCAAGTTGATCTTCCATTCATAATGTCGGCTCTGGAGCAGAATCTCAGTATAACCGACGACGAAGCACGAGAAATCAACACCGATTCGGATGACGAGGATGAAGAAGAGCCAAGCTGCAGTTCACCACACATGAACCGAATCCAGAAGCGAAGGTCACTTCGGACCAAATCAATCGATCGAAAACTTCATGGTATCAAACGGCGTACAATTGCCAAACCGACCAAGCTGCCTATCAGTTTGAACGCCTCGGAAAACGAGATTCGTAACTATTACATGATTAACAGCCGCGGGGCCAATGTAAGGTCAACTAACCTGGAAACCATTTTCGAAGAAGGATCCCCGTCGGCGTTGAAagcaaaatattttggaaaggcCAAAGTGCGCCGCAGCCTCAATTGTTCCGATGGATTCAATGTGTCCAAAACAACCGCAAAGGCACGCAAGAATCGTGTCCGCCGGAAGCTTGGCGGAATGCCCAAAATGGAACGGATGAATATGGATGCGTTCCTGGAGCGACTCAAGGCGCTACAGGGTGAAGGAGAGGATGATGTAACATCAGCCTTGGTGGATCCTAAATTGAACCACACAATATGA
- the LOC129748144 gene encoding probable serine hydrolase: protein MSGESATSNDAQASSSQTTSPATNGWTQRKTEEIEIPVPWGIVAGKWWGPRNKQPVLAIHGWQDNAGTFDRLCPLLPDEIPILAIDLPGHGKSSHYPVGMHYYIFWDGIALIRRIVKHFAWSNVILMGHSLGGALSFMYAAAYPDQVESFISIDIAGPPARDHREQAANLGESIDRFLHYEKLPESKTPCYKYEDAVDVVHAAYEGSVDMQSVEILMRRGMSSALARFNKPGYYFARDLRLKVALMGMLGLEQVIAHAEKIKCRVLNIRADPGRTWENPEYYPSVIEAMKKSAREVIYLQIPGTHHIHLVNPERISIHVTRFLIEQ from the exons ATGAGTGGAGAAAGTGCAACTTCTAACGATGCACAGGCCAGTTCGTCTCAAACAACCTCGCCAG CTACAAATGGTTGGACGCAGAGAAAAacagaagaaattgaaattcctGTTCCATGGGGCATCGTAGCTG gcAAATGGTGGGGTCCCCGGAACAAGCAACCCGTGTTGGCCATCCACGGTTGGCAGGATAATGCAGGGACATTCGACCGGCTATGCCCGTTACTACCGGATGAGATTCCAATCTTGGCCATTGATCTCCCTGGACACGGAAAATCGTCACATTATCCCGTAGGAATGCACTACTACATCTTTTGGGATGGGATCGCGTTGATTCGACGAATTGTAAAACATTTTGCGTGGTCTAACGTAATATTGATGGGTCATTCGCTAGGTGGAGCGCTAAGCTTCATGTACGCTGCGGCCTACCCGGACCAGGTAGAATCTTTTATCAGTATTGACATAGCTGGTCCACCGGCACGTGATCACAGGGAGCAAGCCGCTAATTTGGGCGAGTCGATCGACCGATTTTTACACTACGAAAAATTGCCTGAATCCAAGACGCCTTGCTACAAGTACGAAGATGCCGTTGATGTTGTTCATGCCGCCTACGAGGGATCCGTTGACATGCAATCGGTAGAGATACTGATGCGAAGAGGTATGTCATCAGCATTGGCCCGTTTTAATAAACCGGGATACTATTTTGCCCGAGATCTTAGACTGAAAGTGGCTTTGATGGGCATGTTGGGATTAGAGCAAGTTATAGCTCATGCAGAGAAAATCAAGTGTAGAGTTCTAAACATACGAGCAGATCCTGGCAGGACGTGGGAAAACCCCGAGTATTATCCCAGTGTTATTGAAGCGATGAAGAAATCTGCACGCGAGGTGATATACCTTCAAATCCCTGGAACGCATCACATCCATCTCGTCAACCCAGAGAGAATATCGATCCACGTTACACGCTTCCTGATTGAACAATAA
- the LOC129748151 gene encoding uncharacterized protein LOC129748151 encodes MSKNIKKEIDFISDINDRYALLEYELEEKLKQLNQNERKLMSEQEVENSKSNENPKHSLTLEAAKQRNFELLKSLEVSKARLRSRATFSPLETILQKAIGNYLKETSLVPCTTKKTYGPTYV; translated from the exons atgtccaaaaatattaaaaaggaaattgatttcatttCGGATATAAACGATCGTTATGCTTTGTTGGAATACGAGCTGGAAGAGAAACTCAAGCAGTT AAATCAAAACGAGCGGAAACTAATGTCTGAGCAGGAAGTTGAGAACagtaaatcaaatgaaaacccAAAACACAGTCTCACCCTGGAGGCAGCGAAGCAGCGTAACTTCGAACTACTTAAATCGTTAGAAGTATCCAAAGCTAGACTTCGATCACGTGCAACCTTCAGCCCACTGGAAACCATTCTACAGAAGGCAATAGGAAACTATTTGAAGGAAACATCCCTGGTTCCATGCACAACGAAAAAAACGTATGGCCCAACGTATGTTTAA
- the LOC129748147 gene encoding uncharacterized protein LOC129748147, which translates to MFEQQLKYSYTKPPTQVKSCAAAQNSSYGKCRKDFSHLTGQRNVFASKIQPIQPANKLDKTQQIYQIRGPPYISHFAEIAELSSVKEWSSLSTLLGANQFSRMMNDLIPIGGLTHHRTTPMKLSSNQAHCLSLEGLQKIPENVPQLQRYVDHRRTKEALSEEAHFMRIT; encoded by the exons ATGTTTGAACAGCAATTGAAATATTCGTACACCAAACCACCAACCCAGGTAAAATCCTGTGCAGCAGCTCAAAATTCGAGCTATGGAAAGTGCCGTAAGGATTTTTCCCACTTAACTGGGCAGCGCAACGTTTTTGCATCCAAAAt CCAGCCGATACAGCCGGCCAACAAATTGGACAAAACTCAACAAATATACCAAATCCGTGGTCCACCCTACATAAGCCATTTCGCAGAAATTGCAGAGCTATCATCTGTAAAGGAGTGGTCGTCGCTATCAACCCTATTAGGCGCCAACCAATTTTCTCGAATGATGAATGATCTCATCCCGATCGGGGGCCTGACCCACCACCGGACTACGCCCATGAAACTGAGCAGCAACCAAGCTCACTGCCTTTCACTAGAAGGTCTACAGAAAATTCCTGAGAACGTCCCTCAATTGCAGCGGTACGTCGATCACCGACGAACTAAGGAAGCACTGTCCGAGGAAGCCCATTTTATGAGAATCACATAA